In Enterocloster bolteae, one DNA window encodes the following:
- a CDS encoding helix-turn-helix domain-containing protein yields MDAYDLGLRLKGLREKYKLSQTQVATRLNLSRSAIANYESNTSFPSTDVVTKFALLYHTSTDYILGLENRTTITLDGLTPSQEDDLLKVIDIFLKQFKA; encoded by the coding sequence ATGGATGCCTATGATTTAGGATTACGCCTAAAGGGATTACGAGAAAAGTACAAATTATCACAAACACAAGTTGCAACACGCCTTAATCTCTCCAGGTCCGCAATTGCTAATTATGAAAGCAACACGTCATTTCCTTCCACGGATGTTGTCACAAAGTTTGCGCTATTATATCATACCTCAACCGATTATATCCTTGGCCTGGAAAACCGTACTACTATCACACTTGATGGACTCACCCCTTCACAAGAAGATGACCTTTTAAAAGTGATAGACATATTCCTTAAACAATTCAAAGCTTAA